A window of the Synechococcus sp. JA-3-3Ab genome harbors these coding sequences:
- a CDS encoding BPTD_3080 family restriction endonuclease, which translates to MARTTIDRLIINSPYEEPKKHWRYDRETRTFELVEGQRPAGYVVATPGSKSFDDPGIFVEIPLVNQIRLRVKAWREAGYPGITSITRRLLAHWHDPEEFDRRRFFFCQLEAVETLIWLTEAPAAERVGIEIPGDGGDFDRRCCKMATGTGKTIVMAMVIAWHILNKVANPQDARFSKNVLVVAPGLTVKKRLAVLEPAGAGNYYEAFDIVPSTLLDKLRQGRVLVRNWHALAWESEEQIKKRKSVDKRGAKSDEAYTREVLGEMANAHNLLVINDEAHHAWRVNWEAEGKYLRQRDLKDSAQEATVWVGGLDRLHRSRGILTCYDFSATPFAPSGKKSSEEALFGWIVSDFGLNDAIESGLVKTPRVVVRDDAVPNAKTYKSRLYHIYNDPEVKDDLNRRANPEELLPDLVLNAYYLLGYDWRETWKAWKAADLPTPPVMITVCNRTETAARVKHAFESRRIPIDELCNSEGILHIDSKVLEEAEAKEEFTAVVEASDEADDGEEEDVPVECRLTKAEQAERLRKIVDTVGQVGQPGEKIQNVISVGMLSEGWDAKTVTHIMGLRAFTSQLLCEQVVGRGLRRTSYEINPQTGLLEPEYVNIFGVPFTFLPHEDSGDGPPPPPTPKTAVEPDPAKAEFEIRWPNVVRIERLLQPTLTLDWSKVQPLELDAAQTPQVAELAPILEGKPDVNQISRIELEKLAREFRTQRIIFETARNVFDQVRQSWRGSREILLAQLVRIVEQFIRSDRILISPPLFYQDELRRRLIITLNLSRVVQHVCEAVRQENTEKLVPVFDRDHPIRSTGQMRTWYTSKPCERTRKSHINVCVYDSTWEASDAFVLDNSSAVSAWAKNDHLGFEVLYLYRGVVRKYRPDFLVRLANGDMLILETKGQDTELDRVKRRYLDEWVQAVNAHGAFGRWRWKVARYPGEIRDTLLQS; encoded by the coding sequence ATGGCCCGGACTACCATTGACCGCTTGATCATCAACTCTCCCTACGAGGAGCCGAAGAAGCACTGGCGCTACGATCGCGAGACGCGTACGTTCGAACTGGTTGAAGGGCAGCGGCCAGCGGGTTACGTGGTAGCGACTCCCGGTTCCAAATCTTTCGACGATCCGGGCATCTTCGTTGAAATCCCGCTTGTCAACCAGATCCGCCTGCGCGTCAAAGCCTGGCGCGAGGCAGGCTATCCCGGGATCACCAGCATCACCAGGCGGCTCTTGGCGCACTGGCATGACCCGGAGGAGTTCGACAGACGTCGCTTTTTCTTCTGTCAATTGGAAGCCGTCGAGACGCTCATTTGGCTGACCGAGGCGCCTGCTGCCGAGCGGGTGGGCATTGAGATCCCGGGAGACGGCGGGGACTTTGATCGGCGGTGCTGCAAGATGGCCACCGGCACGGGCAAGACCATCGTCATGGCGATGGTGATTGCCTGGCACATCCTTAACAAAGTGGCCAACCCCCAAGATGCCCGCTTTTCGAAGAACGTGCTGGTCGTTGCCCCCGGTCTGACGGTCAAGAAACGGCTGGCGGTGCTGGAGCCCGCGGGCGCCGGTAACTATTACGAAGCGTTCGACATTGTGCCGTCCACGCTGCTCGACAAGCTGCGGCAGGGGCGGGTGCTGGTCCGCAACTGGCATGCCCTGGCCTGGGAGAGCGAAGAGCAGATCAAAAAGCGGAAGAGCGTGGACAAACGCGGCGCGAAGAGCGATGAAGCCTATACGCGCGAGGTGCTGGGCGAGATGGCCAACGCGCACAACCTGCTGGTCATCAACGACGAGGCGCACCACGCCTGGCGCGTCAACTGGGAAGCCGAAGGCAAGTACCTGCGCCAGCGTGATTTAAAAGACAGCGCCCAAGAAGCGACGGTGTGGGTTGGAGGCCTGGATCGGCTGCACCGTTCGCGCGGCATTCTCACCTGTTACGACTTCTCCGCCACCCCCTTCGCGCCCTCGGGAAAGAAGAGCAGTGAAGAGGCGCTCTTTGGCTGGATCGTCAGCGACTTCGGGCTGAACGACGCCATCGAATCGGGGCTGGTCAAGACCCCGCGCGTTGTAGTGCGTGACGACGCTGTGCCCAATGCCAAAACCTACAAGTCCCGTCTATACCACATCTACAACGACCCGGAGGTGAAAGACGACCTCAACCGACGCGCCAATCCCGAAGAGCTGCTGCCGGATCTGGTGCTGAACGCCTACTACCTGCTGGGCTACGACTGGCGGGAGACGTGGAAGGCCTGGAAAGCAGCCGACCTGCCCACGCCGCCTGTGATGATCACTGTCTGTAACCGCACTGAGACGGCAGCGCGGGTCAAGCACGCCTTCGAATCACGGCGCATTCCCATTGACGAGCTGTGTAACTCGGAGGGAATCTTGCACATCGACTCGAAGGTGCTAGAAGAGGCTGAGGCAAAGGAAGAGTTCACTGCAGTGGTGGAAGCTTCAGACGAGGCCGATGATGGAGAAGAGGAGGACGTACCGGTCGAATGCCGGCTGACCAAAGCAGAGCAGGCGGAACGTTTGCGAAAGATCGTAGATACGGTGGGCCAGGTGGGGCAGCCCGGCGAGAAAATCCAGAACGTCATTTCCGTTGGGATGCTCAGTGAGGGCTGGGATGCCAAGACGGTGACGCACATTATGGGGCTGCGGGCCTTCACTTCCCAACTTCTGTGCGAGCAGGTCGTGGGCCGGGGCCTGCGCCGCACATCCTACGAGATCAACCCACAAACAGGGCTGCTTGAGCCCGAATACGTCAATATCTTCGGCGTGCCTTTTACTTTCTTGCCGCACGAGGATAGCGGAGATGGCCCGCCGCCCCCGCCAACGCCCAAGACCGCCGTAGAACCGGACCCGGCCAAAGCGGAGTTTGAGATCCGCTGGCCGAATGTGGTGCGCATCGAGCGCTTACTTCAGCCAACGTTGACTCTCGATTGGTCAAAGGTGCAGCCATTGGAACTAGACGCGGCTCAGACGCCGCAAGTGGCAGAACTGGCACCAATTCTCGAAGGCAAGCCCGACGTAAACCAGATCAGCCGTATCGAACTGGAGAAGTTGGCGCGAGAGTTTCGCACGCAGCGCATCATCTTCGAAACTGCCCGCAATGTGTTCGATCAGGTAAGGCAAAGCTGGAGAGGCAGTCGCGAAATCTTGCTGGCGCAGTTGGTGCGGATTGTCGAGCAGTTCATTCGCTCTGACCGGATTTTGATCTCCCCACCTCTTTTTTATCAGGACGAACTGCGCCGTCGGCTGATCATCACCCTCAACCTGTCACGAGTTGTGCAACATGTCTGCGAGGCGGTGCGGCAGGAGAACACTGAGAAACTTGTGCCAGTCTTCGATCGCGACCACCCGATCCGCTCGACGGGCCAAATGCGCACCTGGTACACCAGCAAACCTTGTGAACGCACGCGCAAGTCGCACATCAACGTCTGCGTCTACGACAGCACGTGGGAGGCGTCGGATGCTTTCGTATTGGACAATAGCAGTGCCGTGAGCGCCTGGGCGAAGAACGACCATCTGGGCTTCGAAGTCCTGTACCTGTATCGCGGCGTGGTGCGGAAGTATCGGCCAGATTTTCTTGTGCGCCTGGCCAACGGCGACATGCTCATTCTGGAAACAAAGGGACAGGACACCGAACTAGACCGGGTGAAGCGGCGCTATCTGGACGAGTGGGTGCAAGCCGTCAATGCCCATGGCGCGTTCGGTCGCTGGCGGTGGAAGGTGGCACGTTACCCGGGCGAGATACGAGACACTTTGCTGCAAAGCTAG
- a CDS encoding 4Fe-4S single cluster domain-containing protein produces MSKAKIALDFQARIPRGYLNLMGYVDESEVNGPGRRAVVWVQGCLRECPGCFNPTSWPFEINQLVKITDLAEQILSNPRNEGVTFSGGEPFWQAPALASLARLLKAKGLTVMAFSGFTLEELRSPQAPPGAQELLQELDILVDGPYLQSQAIRSPHSLVSSRNQRVHVFNPALENQLNWASDQVEIHILKDGTRIVTGYGSQFLLDETGS; encoded by the coding sequence ATGTCCAAGGCAAAGATAGCGCTGGACTTTCAGGCGCGGATCCCGAGAGGCTATCTTAACCTGATGGGCTATGTAGACGAGTCGGAAGTCAATGGGCCGGGCCGGCGCGCTGTGGTCTGGGTGCAGGGCTGCCTGCGAGAGTGCCCGGGCTGCTTCAACCCTACTTCTTGGCCGTTTGAGATCAACCAACTGGTGAAGATCACCGACCTGGCCGAGCAAATCCTCAGCAACCCCAGAAACGAGGGGGTGACCTTCTCGGGAGGGGAGCCCTTCTGGCAGGCTCCTGCCCTGGCCAGCTTGGCGCGGCTCCTGAAAGCGAAAGGGCTGACGGTGATGGCCTTCAGTGGATTCACGCTGGAAGAGTTGCGATCCCCCCAGGCTCCTCCCGGCGCCCAGGAGCTGCTGCAAGAGCTGGATATTTTGGTGGACGGGCCCTACCTGCAATCCCAGGCCATTCGCTCCCCCCACTCGCTGGTCTCTTCCCGCAACCAGCGGGTACATGTCTTTAACCCTGCCCTGGAAAACCAACTTAATTGGGCCAGTGACCAGGTGGAAATTCATATCCTCAAAGATGGAACCCGCATCGTTACCGGCTACGGCAGCCAGTTTCTCCTCGACGAGACAGGCTCTTGA
- a CDS encoding prohibitin family protein has product MRAEGWERRVGRWLPKATLAGAVLILVAMGRPLRLVGNGENMVVFTWGGGVSPMALQPGLHWVPPFVSRTVIFDVKTQALTWKDNDPTAYAPRLVALSQDGQQIAAEATLQFRIVDAPKVYTQLGENYLDRIAPIVRSVILNETSGFSAQALYSTERPLLQGQIRERVALLLKEYGIEVLDFLLRDVDFDPDFVAAIEAKTIAENQLAQKQFEIEQARQDARAIISQAEAEAGQLRAKAQALTQNPQYLEVVKAAVLGSRLETLVTK; this is encoded by the coding sequence ATGCGAGCAGAAGGTTGGGAGAGGCGAGTTGGTCGCTGGTTGCCCAAGGCCACCCTTGCCGGAGCCGTATTGATCCTAGTGGCGATGGGCAGGCCGCTGCGACTGGTGGGCAATGGAGAAAATATGGTGGTGTTCACCTGGGGAGGGGGGGTGAGCCCGATGGCTTTGCAGCCTGGTCTCCATTGGGTGCCGCCCTTTGTCTCTCGCACAGTCATCTTTGATGTGAAAACCCAAGCTCTGACCTGGAAAGACAACGACCCGACCGCCTACGCACCGCGGCTGGTGGCCCTTTCTCAGGATGGGCAGCAGATTGCGGCTGAGGCGACGCTGCAGTTTCGCATTGTGGACGCCCCCAAGGTCTATACGCAACTGGGGGAAAATTACCTGGATCGCATCGCCCCCATCGTCCGGTCGGTCATTCTGAATGAGACCAGCGGCTTTTCCGCCCAGGCTCTGTATTCCACGGAGCGCCCGCTGCTCCAGGGCCAAATCCGCGAACGGGTGGCTCTTCTGCTGAAGGAATACGGCATCGAGGTTTTGGATTTTCTGCTGCGGGATGTGGATTTCGATCCTGATTTCGTAGCGGCCATTGAGGCAAAAACCATTGCCGAAAATCAACTGGCGCAAAAGCAATTTGAGATCGAGCAGGCCCGGCAAGATGCCCGCGCCATCATTTCTCAAGCGGAGGCAGAAGCCGGTCAATTGAGAGCCAAAGCACAGGCCCTCACCCAAAATCCGCAGTACCTAGAGGTGGTCAAAGCCGCGGTACTGGGATCCCGCCTGGAAACTCTGGTTACCAAATAG
- a CDS encoding prohibitin family protein: MYPTGEAPQSRVGWLTVGGIALLAALGVLRACLYVTLPGQATVVFNTFSGLQKGRVELPGVIFRIPGIETPITYSVLTRVWEFTNDPNSANAISNAITVNTADGQAFAIDVAIALRPNLATLDELHASIGENYLSTVVVPVVRSKIRDISASFDSEDFYRKSQRTAIEQRALDLIRQEMPTVNRDGQALPLIQVEGLFLGNPDFPQALRDSIERKQVASITAQTAAVRAQIQQKETERLLILAAANQRAIELKGQAAAENAQLADLLFYEKLQERIQNPTDSLPPLRIIRVEGDATVFLNVDPRQAALQQAR, encoded by the coding sequence ATGTATCCAACAGGAGAAGCACCCCAAAGCAGAGTGGGTTGGTTAACCGTAGGAGGGATCGCCCTCTTGGCGGCCCTGGGAGTGCTCCGCGCTTGCCTGTACGTCACTTTGCCCGGACAGGCCACTGTAGTGTTCAATACCTTTTCCGGGCTGCAAAAGGGGCGGGTAGAATTGCCGGGGGTCATCTTCCGGATCCCGGGGATCGAGACGCCGATCACCTACAGCGTGCTCACCCGCGTTTGGGAGTTTACCAATGACCCCAACTCGGCCAACGCCATCAGCAATGCCATCACGGTCAACACCGCCGACGGGCAGGCTTTTGCCATCGATGTGGCCATTGCCCTCCGGCCCAACCTCGCCACTTTGGACGAGCTGCACGCCAGCATCGGCGAGAACTATCTTTCGACAGTGGTGGTGCCGGTGGTGCGCTCCAAGATCCGCGATATCTCCGCCTCTTTCGATTCCGAGGATTTCTACCGCAAAAGCCAGCGCACGGCCATCGAACAACGGGCCCTGGACTTGATCCGCCAAGAGATGCCCACCGTCAACCGCGATGGTCAAGCCCTGCCCTTGATCCAGGTAGAAGGCCTCTTCCTGGGCAACCCCGATTTTCCACAAGCTCTGCGAGATTCCATTGAACGCAAACAGGTGGCCTCGATTACGGCACAAACAGCAGCAGTGCGGGCACAAATTCAGCAAAAGGAAACCGAGCGGCTGTTGATCCTGGCGGCAGCCAACCAGCGGGCCATTGAGCTCAAGGGACAAGCAGCAGCGGAAAACGCACAACTGGCGGATCTGTTGTTTTACGAAAAACTCCAGGAGCGCATCCAAAACCCGACGGACTCGCTGCCCCCTCTGCGCATCATCCGCGTCGAGGGGGATGCCACCGTGTTCCTCAACGTGGATCCCCGGCAGGCAGCCCTGCAACAGGCCCGATAG
- a CDS encoding ComF family protein, whose amino-acid sequence MDWWILLPCPLCQRPAKAVFCPDCQRRLQAERLDSWPVTTSPWPLYAWGIHRGALRRAIYCLKYEGQRRIGAVLGEWLGSRWLESRQKRSGSQGSHDLLSRHDYTVVPIPLHAERLRQRGYNQAALISQAFCERTGLRHLPDALVRVRATAAQHELNPLQRQQNLAGAFALKRAPATPVLLVDDIYTTGSTVQAAQQVLVAAGIPVAGVIVVAQAQQAADRSTLPWQLRRRGQA is encoded by the coding sequence ATGGATTGGTGGATTTTGCTCCCTTGTCCGCTCTGCCAGCGCCCGGCTAAGGCTGTGTTTTGTCCAGACTGTCAAAGGCGGCTGCAGGCGGAGCGGCTCGACTCTTGGCCGGTCACCACTTCGCCTTGGCCGCTTTATGCTTGGGGGATCCACCGGGGAGCGCTGCGCCGGGCCATCTATTGCCTGAAATATGAAGGACAGCGGCGCATTGGCGCGGTTTTGGGGGAATGGCTGGGATCCCGCTGGCTGGAGAGCCGACAGAAGCGTTCGGGATCCCAGGGAAGCCATGACCTGCTGTCTCGCCACGACTATACGGTGGTGCCCATCCCTCTGCATGCGGAGCGGCTGCGGCAGCGGGGCTACAACCAGGCGGCTTTGATCAGCCAAGCTTTTTGCGAGCGGACGGGTCTAAGACATTTACCTGACGCTCTGGTGCGGGTGCGGGCCACAGCGGCCCAACATGAGCTCAACCCCCTGCAACGCCAGCAGAACTTGGCAGGCGCCTTTGCTCTCAAGCGCGCTCCCGCCACGCCGGTGCTACTGGTGGATGACATCTACACCACCGGCTCCACCGTCCAAGCGGCGCAGCAGGTCTTGGTCGCTGCCGGGATCCCGGTGGCCGGGGTGATCGTCGTGGCCCAGGCGCAGCAAGCTGCCGACCGTTCCACCCTGCCCTGGCAGCTCCGACGGCGTGGCCAGGCTTGA
- the rpsL gene encoding 30S ribosomal protein S12: MPTIQQLIREERKAAVRKTKAPALKGCPQRRGVCTRVYTTTPKKPNSALRKVARVRLTSGFEVTAYIPGIGHNLQEHSVVMIRGGRVKDLPGVRYHIIRGTLDAAGVKDRKQGRSKYGAKRPKPGQAPAAAGKKK; encoded by the coding sequence ATGCCCACCATTCAGCAACTCATTCGCGAAGAGCGCAAGGCTGCTGTTCGCAAGACCAAGGCCCCTGCCCTGAAAGGATGTCCTCAGCGGCGGGGAGTTTGCACCCGAGTGTACACGACAACGCCCAAGAAGCCCAACTCAGCTTTGCGGAAGGTGGCGCGGGTTCGCCTCACCTCTGGCTTTGAAGTTACTGCTTACATCCCCGGCATTGGCCACAACCTACAAGAGCACTCGGTGGTCATGATTCGCGGCGGAAGGGTCAAGGACTTGCCCGGCGTGCGCTATCACATTATTCGGGGCACGCTCGACGCCGCAGGAGTGAAAGACCGCAAGCAAGGCCGCTCCAAATACGGGGCAAAACGGCCTAAGCCCGGCCAAGCCCCAGCCGCCGCTGGCAAGAAGAAATAG
- the rpsG gene encoding 30S ribosomal protein S7: MSRRNRAPRRDVPPDPKYGSRLVTMLIHKLMMRGKASLAARILYDALEIVRERTGQDPLPVLENAVRNATPLVEVKARRVGGATYQVPVEVRAERGTSLALRWLVTFSRTRPGRTMSAKLANEIIDAANETGNAIRRREEVHRMAEANKAFAHYRY; encoded by the coding sequence ATGTCTCGCCGCAACCGTGCTCCTCGCCGTGACGTGCCTCCAGATCCCAAGTACGGGAGCCGTTTGGTTACCATGCTGATCCACAAGTTGATGATGAGGGGCAAGGCTTCTCTTGCCGCCAGGATCCTCTACGACGCTCTAGAGATTGTGCGAGAGCGCACCGGCCAGGATCCGCTGCCCGTACTGGAAAATGCCGTTCGCAACGCCACCCCCTTGGTGGAGGTGAAAGCGCGGCGGGTGGGCGGCGCCACCTATCAGGTGCCTGTGGAGGTCAGAGCGGAGCGAGGAACCTCATTGGCGCTGCGCTGGCTAGTCACCTTTTCCCGCACCCGTCCAGGCCGCACTATGTCTGCCAAGTTAGCCAATGAGATTATAGATGCGGCCAACGAAACCGGCAACGCCATCCGCCGGCGAGAGGAAGTCCATCGCATGGCCGAAGCCAACAAAGCCTTTGCCCACTACCGCTACTGA